The proteins below come from a single Paraburkholderia flagellata genomic window:
- a CDS encoding site-specific integrase, with protein sequence MKTRHTPLPAPAPSEAPGFPDADELAMLRAWYAGLAVRSAVERYLPSALGDGKSARGVLGRIRRRLIAIARAAHRDDLVALLDHPVEERERHAKAVAQAIDSLRTARPPEPQIADDIAQWFAPRAVRALYAHGITTLADLTVRIPRRRQWWKAVPGLGMASARAIEAFFAAWPALTEKARALIVASQRGDIAPWESLKLPHEVDGSEGAFRAPRATCTLDASNDYEAVQTWLALHESPATQRTYRKEAERLILWAIVERGRALSSLTTEDAIAYRAFLRHPSPRGRWVGPVRARTSPDWRPFNGSLSARSVAHALSILGALFRWLIEQRYVLANPFSGVKVRGASGAQVLDTSHAFSEGEWALARTIADGLEWSYGWSAPAAQRLRFLLDFGYATGLRASELVGATLGHVETDARGDHWLRVTGKGKKLARVALPPLAWEALARYLAERDLPVVPLRWNPATPVIGSLEADSDATISSARLWGVLRRFFLLAAQAIEADHAPLAEKLRRASPHWMRHTHATHALGRGAELTTVRDNLRHASVSTTSIYLHSDEVKRARQIADAFAKPK encoded by the coding sequence TGCAGGCCTCGCCGTGCGGTCAGCCGTCGAGCGCTATCTGCCCTCGGCACTCGGCGACGGGAAATCAGCGCGCGGCGTGCTCGGGCGCATCCGGCGCAGGCTGATCGCCATCGCGCGCGCGGCGCATCGCGACGATCTGGTGGCGCTGCTCGACCATCCGGTGGAAGAACGCGAGCGGCACGCCAAGGCTGTCGCGCAGGCAATCGACAGCCTGCGCACCGCCCGCCCTCCCGAGCCCCAGATCGCCGACGACATCGCACAGTGGTTCGCTCCGCGCGCCGTACGGGCGCTGTACGCGCACGGCATTACCACGCTCGCCGACCTCACCGTGCGCATTCCGCGCCGCCGCCAATGGTGGAAGGCCGTGCCAGGACTCGGCATGGCGAGCGCCCGCGCAATCGAAGCGTTCTTCGCGGCGTGGCCCGCACTCACGGAAAAGGCGCGCGCGCTCATCGTGGCGAGCCAGCGCGGCGACATCGCACCGTGGGAATCGCTGAAGCTGCCGCACGAAGTCGATGGCTCCGAAGGCGCGTTCCGGGCACCGCGCGCGACCTGCACGCTGGATGCTTCGAACGACTATGAAGCCGTGCAGACCTGGCTGGCGCTGCATGAATCGCCCGCCACGCAGCGTACCTACAGGAAGGAAGCGGAACGCCTGATCCTCTGGGCGATCGTCGAGCGCGGCCGCGCGCTCTCGTCGCTCACGACCGAAGATGCCATCGCCTACCGCGCGTTCCTGCGCCATCCGTCCCCGCGCGGCCGCTGGGTCGGGCCTGTGCGAGCGCGCACCTCGCCGGACTGGCGGCCGTTCAACGGCAGCCTCTCGGCGCGCTCGGTCGCGCATGCGCTGTCGATCCTCGGCGCGCTGTTCCGCTGGCTAATCGAGCAGCGCTACGTGCTCGCGAATCCGTTTTCGGGCGTGAAAGTGCGCGGCGCGAGCGGCGCGCAAGTCCTCGATACCTCGCACGCATTCAGCGAAGGGGAATGGGCGCTCGCGCGCACGATCGCAGACGGCCTCGAGTGGTCATACGGCTGGTCGGCGCCGGCGGCACAGCGGCTGCGCTTCCTGCTGGATTTCGGCTATGCGACCGGCCTGCGCGCGAGCGAACTGGTTGGAGCCACGCTCGGACATGTCGAGACGGATGCGCGCGGCGATCACTGGCTGCGCGTAACGGGCAAGGGAAAGAAACTTGCGCGCGTCGCCTTGCCGCCGCTCGCCTGGGAGGCGCTCGCGCGCTATCTGGCCGAACGCGACCTGCCGGTCGTGCCCTTGCGCTGGAATCCGGCGACTCCGGTCATCGGCAGTCTCGAGGCCGACAGCGACGCGACGATCAGCAGCGCGCGTTTGTGGGGTGTGCTTCGGCGTTTTTTCCTGCTGGCCGCACAGGCCATCGAGGCCGATCATGCGCCGCTTGCGGAAAAGCTGCGCCGCGCGAGTCCACACTGGATGCGCCACACGCATGCCACGCACGCGCTCGGCCGCGGCGCGGAACTCACCACGGTACGCGACAACCTGCGGCACGCTTCTGTCTCGACCACCTCGATCTATCTGCACAGCGACGAGGTCAAACGCGCACGGCAAATCGCGGACGCGTTTGCCAAGCCAAAGTGA
- the bfr gene encoding bacterioferritin, whose product MQSDPKVIEYLNAELKNELTAINQYFLHARLYGHWGLAGLGKHEYDESIEEMKHADKLIERILMLDGLPNLQDLSKLLIGEDVREVLECDLKLERIAQAQCKEAIPYCESVRDFVSREIFVEILDDTEDHIDWLEIQLGLIDKIGLENYQQSAMGSVS is encoded by the coding sequence ATGCAATCGGATCCGAAAGTTATCGAATATCTCAATGCGGAGCTAAAAAACGAGCTGACGGCGATTAATCAGTATTTTCTGCACGCGCGCCTATACGGGCACTGGGGCCTTGCAGGACTCGGCAAACATGAATATGACGAGTCGATCGAGGAGATGAAGCATGCCGACAAACTGATCGAGCGCATTTTGATGCTCGACGGGCTGCCTAATCTGCAGGACCTTAGCAAACTTCTGATCGGCGAGGATGTGCGCGAGGTGCTCGAGTGCGACCTCAAGCTCGAACGTATTGCGCAGGCGCAGTGCAAGGAAGCCATTCCGTACTGCGAATCCGTTCGGGATTTCGTGTCGAGGGAGATTTTCGTCGAGATCCTCGACGACACGGAGGATCACATCGACTGGCTGGAAATCCAGCTTGGGTTGATCGACAAGATCGGCCTTGAAAACTATCAGCAGTCGGCGATGGGTTCGGTTAGCTGA
- the chrA gene encoding chromate efflux transporter: METGMSTSQPARARSALEVLRVFLKLGLTSFGGPIAHIGYFRREFVERRRWLDDETFTDLVGLCQFLPGPASSQTGFSIGLLRAGWLGGLAAWCGFTLPSVALLIAFAIIAPELGGPAGSGLIHGLKLVAVAVVAQAVWDMARRLCPDRRRGGIALVAVVFLAMMNTAYAQLIVIVLGAVLGIVLCRSTSLGTVVGSREPMLAFRVSRTTGLLALALFCALLFGLPALAAFDTTHTIRVFDAFYRSGALVFGGGHVVLPLLQRETVATGWVSPNDFLAGYGAAQAVPGPLFTFAAFLGWIMSGPSSHALGATVALAGIFLPGLLLVLAALPYWLALRARPSMAAMLAGVNAAVVGLLAMALYSPVWTSAVQTRIDFVIAAIGFVLLTRWKVPPLAVVVLSAVAGVAEMLSR, encoded by the coding sequence ATGGAAACAGGTATGTCGACGTCACAGCCGGCCCGTGCGAGATCCGCGCTTGAAGTGCTGCGCGTCTTTCTGAAACTGGGCCTGACGTCCTTTGGTGGTCCCATTGCCCATATCGGCTACTTCCGTCGCGAGTTTGTCGAGCGGCGTCGTTGGCTCGACGACGAGACCTTTACGGACCTGGTCGGCCTCTGCCAATTTCTCCCGGGTCCCGCCAGTAGCCAGACCGGATTCTCAATCGGTCTGCTGCGCGCCGGCTGGCTCGGCGGCCTGGCGGCCTGGTGCGGCTTCACGCTGCCGTCAGTCGCGCTGCTGATCGCGTTTGCCATCATCGCGCCCGAACTCGGGGGTCCTGCGGGAAGCGGACTGATTCATGGGCTGAAACTCGTCGCCGTTGCCGTCGTCGCGCAAGCCGTATGGGATATGGCGCGCCGCCTATGCCCTGACCGTCGCCGCGGCGGCATCGCACTCGTTGCCGTCGTGTTTCTCGCCATGATGAATACGGCGTATGCGCAGTTGATCGTCATCGTGCTCGGCGCAGTGCTCGGTATCGTGCTATGCCGCTCCACTTCTTTGGGTACCGTTGTCGGCTCGCGTGAGCCTATGCTGGCGTTTCGCGTGTCGCGTACCACTGGTCTGCTCGCGCTTGCCCTCTTTTGCGCCCTGCTTTTCGGGCTTCCGGCACTTGCCGCATTCGACACGACGCATACCATCCGCGTGTTCGACGCCTTCTACCGCTCGGGCGCTCTCGTCTTCGGCGGCGGTCACGTCGTGCTGCCGTTGCTGCAGCGTGAGACCGTGGCTACCGGCTGGGTATCGCCTAACGATTTTCTTGCTGGCTACGGGGCTGCCCAGGCTGTGCCCGGCCCGCTTTTCACGTTTGCCGCTTTCCTTGGATGGATCATGAGCGGCCCATCCAGTCATGCGCTGGGTGCCACGGTGGCGCTGGCAGGTATCTTTTTACCCGGCCTCCTTCTGGTGCTCGCGGCGCTGCCATACTGGCTGGCGCTGCGCGCCCGTCCGTCGATGGCGGCCATGCTTGCGGGCGTGAATGCAGCCGTGGTGGGGCTGCTCGCGATGGCGCTCTATTCGCCCGTCTGGACGAGCGCCGTACAAACGCGGATCGACTTTGTCATCGCGGCCATCGGCTTCGTTTTGCTCACACGCTGGAAAGTGCCGCCACTCGCCGTCGTGGTACTTTCAGCGGTGGCGGGTGTCGCTGAAATGCTCTCTCGGTAA